AACCCGACCGAGCCGAGCGCGGCGAGCGGCACCACCAGGAGCAGCACCAGCAGGATGCTCGCGTTCGGGAAGTAGTCGCGGCCCAGCTTGTCGTGGGTGAAGGCGTCGGTGAGGGTCATGAAGACCACCGAGGCGAGCCAGATCGCCCCGATCGGCGGCAGCGCGGCGGCCAGCGCCTTGCCGAGCAGGATCTCGCCGTCGGTGGCGGGCGTGGCGAGCAGCGGTTCCAGGCTCCGTTCGACCTTCTCACCGACCAGGCTGTAGGTGGCGATCGCGGTCGGCAGCAGCGCGGCCCCGATCACGAAGAAGAAGCCGAACGAGTCCAGGATCCGCGGCAGCGCCGAGGCGGGGATGCCCTGGCCGCCGTTGCGGTGGCCGGCGAACCGGGTGATCAGCGGCAGGCCGACCGAGACGATCAGCGGGAAGGCGATCAGCGAGGAGCGGATGCTCCGCCGGGTGAGCACCAGCCGCAGGTCCTTGGCGGCGATGGTGGTGACGATCCGTCGGTTCACGGGGCCTTCTCCTCACCCAGCAGTTCCAGGTAGACCTCCTCCAGGCTGGCGGTGACCGGCACCACGCTCTGCACCCGCCCGCCGGCCGCGACCACGGCGGCCACCAGCTCCGGGTTCTCCCGCACCGGGTCCGCGACGGCCACCGTGATCGTGTCGCCGTCGGCGCGCACGCCCTCGGGGTGCAGCGCGCGGACGGCGGCGAGCACCGGGTCGGTCACGGCGTCCAGCCGGATCCGGGTGGTGCTGCCGTGCAGCTGGGCCCGCAGCTCGGCGGGGCTGCCGACCGCGACCAGCCGGGTGCGCAGCACGCCGACCCGGTCGCAGACCCGCTCGGCCTCGGCCAGGTCGTGGGTGTTGAGCACGATGGTGCGCCGCTCGGCGCGCAGCTGGAGCAGGAACTCCCGCACGGCGCGGGCGCCTTCGGGGTCCAGGTTGGCGGTCGGCTCGTCGAGGAAGAGCACCGGCGGGTCGTGGATCAGCGCGCGGGCGATGGCCAGGCGCTGGCGCATGCCCTTGGAGTAGGTGGCGGCCTTGCTGTCCCGGCGCTCCCAGAGGCCGAGCCGGGTGAGCAGTTCCTCGGTGCGCTCGGCCCGGACCCGCTTGGGGAGCTGGTGCAGCTTGCCGAAGTAGTCGAGGGTCTGAACGGCCGTCAGGTCCGGGTAGAGGCCGGGCTCCTCGGGCAGCAGGCCGATCAGGCCGCGGATCCTGCGGTCGGCGCCGGGGTCGCCGATCCGCTGACCGGCCACCACGGCCCGGCCGCTGGTCCGGCCGATCAGGCAGCCGAGCATCCGCACGGTGGTGGTCTTGCCGGCGCCGTTCGGGCCGAGCAGCGCGAAGACCTCGCCCTCGCCGATGGTCAGGGTGAGCCGGTCCACGGCGGTGCGGGTGCCGAAGGTCCGGGTCAGCTCCTCGATCTCGATCACGCCAGACCTCCTCGGTACGGCCGGGCCGCGGGTGCGACCATTATGGCCACCCGGTGGGCGCGCCGGACAGCGGCGCGCACACCCCGCCCGCCGCCGCTCCGCTGACCGCCGCTCCGCTGACCGAGCGTTCGCTAACCGAGCGTTCGCTAACCGAGCGCGGCGATCCGGGCGAAGCGCTCGGGGTCGCGCAGGCCGACGCAGTCGTGCGCCCAGAACGCCTCGCTGTAGACGTAACCGCCCGTCATCCACTCCTCGTGCGCGGACAGTCGCGCCACCTGGAAGGCCGGGTCCGGGATCCGCAGCGAGGGCGCCCGGAACCCGTGTGCCGAGGCGCGCTCGAAGCCGCGGGCTCCGTAGTAGGGCGGCGAACCCTCCAGGAAGACCAGCGGCAGGCCCTGCCGCTCCGCCGCCGCCAGCGCCGCCGCGACCAACTCCGTTCCCACGCCCCGGCGCTGGTGCTCCGGGTGGACGCCGAGCGGCGAGAGCGTGGCCACGTCCACCAGTCGCCGCTGCGCGTCCAACCGCCCGGCGCTGAGCATCACGTGGCCCACCACCGACCGGTCCGCGTCCGTCGCCACCAGCGACAGCGGGGCGAACGCCGCCGGCGCCGTGCGCAGCGCCGCCACCAGGCCGGGCACCCGGTCCGGGTCACCGAAGGCGAGCACGTGCAGGTCGTGGACGGCGGCGTGGTCCCCGGGCTGTTCCGGCCGGATCCGGTAGCTGGATGTCATGCCGGGCACGGTACGGAGCCGGGCCAGCGGTCCGCGAGCAGATTTAGGCGGCCGGCAGCCGGAGGGCACGGACCAGCAACTCCGGTTCACCCGAACGAGTGGATAGCCGAACGGTTCGCATGGGAAGGAAATGCTCGGTGACTACACCGCTCATTCCAGCAACCGGGAGAACCCTTGAAGCGAGTACTGCACGCGGCCGGCATCGTGCTGGCCGCCGCCACCCTCGGTCTGACCACCGCCACCAGCGCCGGCGCCGCCACCGGCCAGCTCAGCCTCAACGACCAGTTCTTCCAGGACCCGAGCGGCTGCTACAACGCGGAGAGCGGCCCGCTGAACGTCTACAACGGCACTGACCAGGAGGTCACCGTCTTCGGCAACGCCGACTGCACCGGACCGGTGAACGGCACGGTGGATCCCGGCCAGTCAGGCAACTTCGACTTCGGTGCCAGCGTCTCCGTCCCCTGACAGCCCCTGAGGACCCCTCAGAAGTCATCTCGTTCGGCGGGTCGGCGGTAGCGAGCGGGCAGGGTGATGGCGTAGGCCTTGCGCAGGGTCTCGTGCACCGTCCACACGGTGCGGTCCCCCGCATTGAGCACGCAGACGTCGCCCGGGCCGACCTCCAGTACCGGCCCGTCCTCGATCTCGATCGTCGCCCGTCCGCTCACCACGACGAACAGTTCGTCGGCCGCGACGTCGGACAGCACTCCGGGCGTGAGCTGCCGGATCCCGCGCACGGTCCGCCCGTCCGGCGACTCCCAGAGCACCCGTCCCGAGGCCTCGGGCGTCCCGGCCAGCACCCGGGCCGGGGCCAGCGGCTCGGGGTCGAGCTCCGCGTTCGGGACGTACACGGCAAAACTGTCATACATTCAGATCACAAACTTTCAGCACGGGGTGTCAGCTGTCGAAGCCGAGGCCGACCCGGTCCAGCGCGCGCAGCCAGGGGTTGCGCCGGCCGCCGTTCGCGTCCGCCCGGGCCAGTGACCACTTGGTGAGGCCGATCCCGATCGACCGGGCCGGCTCGGGCGGGAACGGCAGCGGCTTGCGGCGGACCATCTCCAGCCCCGTCCGCTCGGTCCGCTCCCCGGCCAGCAGGTCGAGCACCACCTGCGCACCGAACCGGGTCGCACCCACGCCGAGACCGGTGTAGCCCGCCGCGTAGGCCACCCGCCCGCGGTGCGCCAGGTCGAAGAAGGCGCAGAACCGGGTGGAGGTGTCGATCGCGCCGCCCCAGGCGTGGCTGAACCGGACCCCGGCGAGCTGCGGGAAGGTGCGGGCGAAGTGCCGGGCCAGGGTGGCGAAGGTCTCCGGCCGCTGGTCGCGCTCGGCCCGCACCCCCGCGCCGGGCCGGTACACCGCGTCGTAGCCGCCGAACAGGATCCGGTCGTCCGCGCTCAGCCGCACGTAGTGGAACTGGTTGGCGCTGTCCGCCCAGCCCTGCCGGCCCCGCCAGCCGACCGCGGCGAGCTGATCGGCCGTCAGCGGCTCGGTCATCAGCGCGTAGTCGTAGACCGGCACGGTGTACGGGCGGTGGCGGCGCAGCAGGGCGGGGAAGGCGTTGGTGGCCAGCGCGACCTTCGCCGCCCGCACCCGCCCGTAAGGGGTGCGCACCGCGATCGCGGGGCCGGACTCGGCGAGCGCGGTGGCCGGCGTGTGCTCGTGGATCCGCACCCCGAGCTCCAGGCAGGCCCGCTTGAGCCCCCAGGCGAGCCGGGCGGGGTTGACCAT
Above is a genomic segment from Kitasatospora viridis containing:
- a CDS encoding ABC transporter permease, which encodes MNRRIVTTIAAKDLRLVLTRRSIRSSLIAFPLIVSVGLPLITRFAGHRNGGQGIPASALPRILDSFGFFFVIGAALLPTAIATYSLVGEKVERSLEPLLATPATDGEILLGKALAAALPPIGAIWLASVVFMTLTDAFTHDKLGRDYFPNASILLVLLLVVPLAALGSVGFSVVVSSRVTDVRAGQQLGALVVLPFTGLYVASETGAVTLDTAGLLVVAAVLAGLDLALGLLSRAVFRREEILTRWS
- a CDS encoding ABC transporter ATP-binding protein; its protein translation is MIEIEELTRTFGTRTAVDRLTLTIGEGEVFALLGPNGAGKTTTVRMLGCLIGRTSGRAVVAGQRIGDPGADRRIRGLIGLLPEEPGLYPDLTAVQTLDYFGKLHQLPKRVRAERTEELLTRLGLWERRDSKAATYSKGMRQRLAIARALIHDPPVLFLDEPTANLDPEGARAVREFLLQLRAERRTIVLNTHDLAEAERVCDRVGVLRTRLVAVGSPAELRAQLHGSTTRIRLDAVTDPVLAAVRALHPEGVRADGDTITVAVADPVRENPELVAAVVAAGGRVQSVVPVTASLEEVYLELLGEEKAP
- a CDS encoding GNAT family N-acetyltransferase, producing the protein MTSSYRIRPEQPGDHAAVHDLHVLAFGDPDRVPGLVAALRTAPAAFAPLSLVATDADRSVVGHVMLSAGRLDAQRRLVDVATLSPLGVHPEHQRRGVGTELVAAALAAAERQGLPLVFLEGSPPYYGARGFERASAHGFRAPSLRIPDPAFQVARLSAHEEWMTGGYVYSEAFWAHDCVGLRDPERFARIAALG
- a CDS encoding cupin domain-containing protein; this translates as MYDSFAVYVPNAELDPEPLAPARVLAGTPEASGRVLWESPDGRTVRGIRQLTPGVLSDVAADELFVVVSGRATIEIEDGPVLEVGPGDVCVLNAGDRTVWTVHETLRKAYAITLPARYRRPAERDDF
- a CDS encoding NAD(P)/FAD-dependent oxidoreductase, producing MADPVHALADARPVPFWLDDPGRPAALPALVGEAHCDLLVVGGGYGGLWTALLAKERHPEREVLLVEAREVGWAASGRNGGFCEASLTHGLGNGHQRWPAELGLLERLAADNLRGIERTVERYGIDCDWERTGSITVATEPYQLAGLHEHQALAARHGSELTLLDRAQVRAQIDSPTFLGGLWDRDGVAMVNPARLAWGLKRACLELGVRIHEHTPATALAESGPAIAVRTPYGRVRAAKVALATNAFPALLRRHRPYTVPVYDYALMTEPLTADQLAAVGWRGRQGWADSANQFHYVRLSADDRILFGGYDAVYRPGAGVRAERDQRPETFATLARHFARTFPQLAGVRFSHAWGGAIDTSTRFCAFFDLAHRGRVAYAAGYTGLGVGATRFGAQVVLDLLAGERTERTGLEMVRRKPLPFPPEPARSIGIGLTKWSLARADANGGRRNPWLRALDRVGLGFDS